The Gordonia mangrovi genome includes the window GTGTCCGGTGACGTCTTCGAGGACCATCGGGTGTCGTCCAAGATCGTCCGCCGCACCCTCGATGCCCTCGCCGGCTATGGAATTCCGGTCTACCTCTTGCCGGGCAACCACGATCCCTTCGACGCGGCGGGGATCTACCGGTCGCGCACCTTCGCGCAGTCCTGCCCGGACAATGTCACCGTGCTGTCGGGTGCCGGGGTGCATCGCGTGCGCGGGGGTGTCGAACTGGTAGCGGCCCCCTGGTCGCACAAGCAGCCCGGCGCAGACCTGGTCGCCGCCCAGGTGGCCGGCCTGCCGCCCGCCGACACCATCCGGATCATGGTGGGCCACGGCGGCGTCGACGCGTTGACGCCCGGCGGCGACGAGGCCCTCATCGGGCTGTCCACCCTCGAGAACGCGGTCAACGACGGACTGCTCGACTACGTCGCCCTCGGCGACCGCCACTCGGTCACCTCGGTCGGAGCCACCGGCCGGGTCTGGTATCCGGGTGCCCACGAGGTCACCAACTTCGACCACATCGAACAGCAGCCCGGCCACGTCCTCGCCGTCACCCTGCGCCGCACCGGCTCCTCGCGCGAGGTCGACGTCGTGCCGCATCGGGTGGGGCAGTGGTCATTTCAGACGATCTCCGCCGACATCGCGGGCCGTGCCGACATCGAGGCCTTGCGCACACGGCTCGATGACATCCCCGACAAACCGCGCGTGGTGCTCCGGTTGCGGCTCGTCGGGTCGGTGTCGGTCACCGAAGGTGCGGTCCTCGACGAGTTGCTCGACGAATGTGCCGACCGGTTCGCCTCGGTGACCCGCCCGGACGGTCCCGACGATCTCGTGGTGGTCGCCGATGATGCCGACCTCGACGACCTCGGCGTCGGCGGATACGTCCGGGAAGCGGCCGAAGAACTCTTCGAGCGCACCGGCTGCACCGACGTCGACGAAGCGCGCACCGCGCGCGATGCGCTGGCCCTGCTGCATCGCCTCACCGGGAGGACCCGATGAGAATCCATCGGATGCGACTGCGCGACTACCGAGGTGTCGCCGATCGCGACATCCGCTTCGCCGAACGCGGGGTGACCGTCGTGGAGGGTGCCAACGAGGCGGGCAAGTCGTCGATGATCGAGGCCCTCGAACTGCTCATCGACACCCGCGCCGACAGCAAAGCTGCGAAGGTGCGCGCGATCATGCCCGCAGGCCGCGATGTCGGCACCGAGGTCGAGGCCGAGATATCCTGCGGAGCCTGGCATTTCACCTACTTCAAACGGTTCAACCGGCAGCCGGCGACCAGTCTGAGCGTCCACACCCCGAGTCCCGAGCACGTCACCGGCCGCGACGCCCACGAGCGCGCGATGGAGATCCTCGGTCAGCACGCCGATCTCACGCTGTTCCGCGCCCTTCGGTTGTTGCAGTCGGATGAGGCGGCGGGCCGTCCGGTCGGGGATAGCGCCGCCCTGGCCCGCGCCCTGGACCGAGCCTCCGAATCCGTCGACGCCGCAGCGGATTCCGCCGCCACCGTCGAGGAACAGGCGCTCATCGACGCGGCCGAAGCCGAGTACCGGCGCTACCGGACCGCGGGTCACGGCCGTCCCACCGGGGAGTTGGCCGCGGCGCTGCGGGACGTCGACGAACTCGAGGAGCGTTGTCATACCCTCAGCGCGGCCCGGGACTCGGTGGACGCAGATGCCCGGCGTCTTCGCCACCTGCTCGATCGTCGTTCCGAGCTCGCCCGCACGCGGGAGCTACGGGAGGTGGAGCGGGACGAACTCGCCGTCAGCTGGTCCGAGATCGAGCGCCTGCAGTCCGAGATCTCCGCAGCCGGCGTCGAAGCGCGGCATCTGCTCGCGGTCAGTCAACTCGCGCAGCGAGACCTGGCCGACCGAGACCGGGTGGCGACCCAGATCGCCGCGGCGACCGCCGACACCGAACGGCTGGACGGCGACATCGCCACCCGCGATGCACTGGCCGAACAGGCCGAGGCCTCGGCGCAGCAACTCGACGACGAACTGCGGGCCGTCCGTGATCGGTGGCAGACGGCCCGGACCGCGCTGTCGGCCGCACAGGTGGCGCAGCGCATCCGGGACCACCGTCGCGCCCTGCACGATCTCGACGAGCGTCTCACCGAGCTCGATCGCATCGCGACGGACTCGTCGGTGGTGGACGAGTCCTTGCGGGGCAACACGGTTGACGCGCAGGCCGTGCGCACCGCAGTCGATCTGGCCCGCCGTCGAGCGGTGGCACAGGCGAGGTTGGAGGCGGTCACGGCGCGTCTCACCGTCGAGCCCACCGGCGCGGTGCCGGTCACCGTGGACGGCGAGATCGTCGCCGCCACCACCGATCGGGTTGCGGTGACCGACACGGTCATCGAGGTCGCCGGGGTGGTCGCCGTCACGGTACGGCCCGGCGCCGACGCCGCCGGCCCGGCCGACGAGCTCGCGACCGTGGACAACGACATCGCGGCGTTCTGCAGGCGGCACGACCTCGCCGTCCTCGACGACCATGCGCAGCGGGCGCGTGAGCGGGCAGATCTGGTCGAGCGGCAGTCAGGGTTGCAGCGCCGGACCCGCGAGCTCATCGGCGACCGGGGCCACCGGGCGATGCTCGACGAACGCGACGAATTGCGTGCTCTCCTCGCCGAGGAACCGGCGGGCCCCGACCCGGAACCCGACGACATCGCATCGCTGGCCGCGACCGAGCGTGAGCTCGCCGAATCGGTGATGTCGGCCGAACGCGCGGTCACCGAGCAGCACTCGGCCGCCCGCGAGGCGCGCGCCCGGGCCCGGATGGGCCGCGAACAGCGCGATCACCTGGCGGAGCAGTTGGCCGACCTACGCACCCGGCGCGCGGACCTGTGCGCCGCTCTCACCGACGACGATGCCCGTCGGACGGTCGAGGCCGCGGCCGGCCGACTGCACGACGCGCGCGACCGGCTCGCCCGGCTCGAGGCTCAGCTCGCTCGCCTCGACGTCGCCGAGATCGGATTCCGGCGTGACCGGGTGGCGGCCGATCTGGCTGCGCTCGCGCGTGAACACGCCGACCTCGAACGCACCTCGACGGAACTACGCACACGGATCGAGCTCTACCGCGACGAGTCGCGGCTGGACATCCTGCAGGACGCCTCGGCAGAACTCGAGGCTGCCAAGGCGCTCCGGGACCGCGTGCAGCGGCGCGCCGACGCCGCCGAATTGCTGTACCGCACCCTCGTCGACAAGCGCCGACAGGCGCGCACACGCTACGCCGATCCGTTCGCCCGTCGGCTGGAGGAACTGGGTGCGCACGTCTTCGGGGAGGGGGTTCGCTTCGATGTCGACGACAACCTGGATGTGGTGTCGCGCACCGTCGATGGCGTCACCATCGGACACGAGGCGTTGTCCGGCGGTGCGCGCGAGCAATTGGCGCTGCTCACCCGGCTGGCCTGCGCCACGCTCGTCGACGAGGCCGACGGGGTGCCGGTGCTGGTCGACGATGCGCTCGGATACAGCGATCCGCGCCGGATCGCCGCCATGGCGCAGGTACTCACCGCAG containing:
- a CDS encoding metallophosphoesterase family protein, with protein sequence MTVPLFELPGFAPPGDASPAHGSSAPVGETAHEVTFLHTADWQLGMTRHYLDADAAHAYTAARHEAVERIGTLAAEVDAEFVVVSGDVFEDHRVSSKIVRRTLDALAGYGIPVYLLPGNHDPFDAAGIYRSRTFAQSCPDNVTVLSGAGVHRVRGGVELVAAPWSHKQPGADLVAAQVAGLPPADTIRIMVGHGGVDALTPGGDEALIGLSTLENAVNDGLLDYVALGDRHSVTSVGATGRVWYPGAHEVTNFDHIEQQPGHVLAVTLRRTGSSREVDVVPHRVGQWSFQTISADIAGRADIEALRTRLDDIPDKPRVVLRLRLVGSVSVTEGAVLDELLDECADRFASVTRPDGPDDLVVVADDADLDDLGVGGYVREAAEELFERTGCTDVDEARTARDALALLHRLTGRTR
- a CDS encoding ATP-binding protein; translated protein: MRIHRMRLRDYRGVADRDIRFAERGVTVVEGANEAGKSSMIEALELLIDTRADSKAAKVRAIMPAGRDVGTEVEAEISCGAWHFTYFKRFNRQPATSLSVHTPSPEHVTGRDAHERAMEILGQHADLTLFRALRLLQSDEAAGRPVGDSAALARALDRASESVDAAADSAATVEEQALIDAAEAEYRRYRTAGHGRPTGELAAALRDVDELEERCHTLSAARDSVDADARRLRHLLDRRSELARTRELREVERDELAVSWSEIERLQSEISAAGVEARHLLAVSQLAQRDLADRDRVATQIAAATADTERLDGDIATRDALAEQAEASAQQLDDELRAVRDRWQTARTALSAAQVAQRIRDHRRALHDLDERLTELDRIATDSSVVDESLRGNTVDAQAVRTAVDLARRRAVAQARLEAVTARLTVEPTGAVPVTVDGEIVAATTDRVAVTDTVIEVAGVVAVTVRPGADAAGPADELATVDNDIAAFCRRHDLAVLDDHAQRARERADLVERQSGLQRRTRELIGDRGHRAMLDERDELRALLAEEPAGPDPEPDDIASLAATERELAESVMSAERAVTEQHSAAREARARARMGREQRDHLAEQLADLRTRRADLCAALTDDDARRTVEAAAGRLHDARDRLARLEAQLARLDVAEIGFRRDRVAADLAALAREHADLERTSTELRTRIELYRDESRLDILQDASAELEAAKALRDRVQRRADAAELLYRTLVDKRRQARTRYADPFARRLEELGAHVFGEGVRFDVDDNLDVVSRTVDGVTIGHEALSGGAREQLALLTRLACATLVDEADGVPVLVDDALGYSDPRRIAAMAQVLTAAGRDAQVIVLTCSPDRYRGVDDAEIVAV